The proteins below are encoded in one region of Pseudonocardia sp. DSM 110487:
- a CDS encoding glycerol-3-phosphate dehydrogenase/oxidase yields the protein MRSVALSPQAREAALDAMSSTELDVLVVGGGVVGSGAALDAATRGLSVGLVEARDFASGTSSRSSKLIHGGLRYLEMLDFRLVAEALQERGLLIQTLAPHLVKPVPFLYPLTHRGWERLYAGTGVALYDVLGLLSGRSRGVPAHRHLTRRGARKIVPSLRKDALVGALLYFDAQVDDARHTMFVARTAAAYGAHVASRARVTGLLREGERVTGAEVHDLESGRTLRVRARQVINATGVWTDETQGLVGERGQFHVRASKGIHLVVPRDRIRGDSGLILRTEKSVLFVIPWGRHWIIGTTDTDWKLGLAHPAASAADIEYLLDHVNAVLEQPLTHEDVEGVYAGLRPLLSGESESTSKLSREHAVAHTVPGLVVVAGGKYTTYRVMAKDAVDAAVHGLHIKVPPSVTEKVPLLGADGYEALKNAAPLLAQQYGVHEARILHLLGRYGSLIHEVLQLVVADPTLGEPLAGAPDYLRAEIVYAASHEGARHLDDFLARRTRISIETFDRGVGAVEEIARLVAPVLDWSDAQIEREVEHYRKRVEAERESQKMPDDETADAARMGAPEVVPVV from the coding sequence ATGAGATCGGTCGCGCTCTCCCCGCAGGCCCGTGAGGCCGCGCTCGACGCGATGAGCTCGACCGAACTCGACGTGTTGGTCGTCGGGGGCGGCGTCGTGGGCAGCGGTGCCGCCCTCGACGCCGCCACCCGCGGCCTGTCCGTCGGGCTCGTCGAAGCGCGTGACTTCGCCTCGGGCACCTCGAGCCGGTCGAGCAAGCTGATCCACGGCGGCCTGCGCTACCTGGAGATGCTCGACTTCCGGCTCGTCGCCGAGGCGCTGCAGGAGCGGGGGCTGCTGATCCAGACGCTCGCGCCGCACCTCGTGAAGCCCGTGCCGTTCCTCTACCCGCTCACCCACCGCGGGTGGGAGCGGCTCTACGCGGGCACGGGCGTCGCGCTGTACGACGTCCTCGGCCTGCTGTCCGGCCGCTCCCGCGGCGTGCCGGCGCACCGCCACCTCACCCGCCGCGGCGCACGCAAGATCGTGCCGTCGCTGCGCAAGGACGCCCTCGTCGGCGCGCTGCTCTACTTCGACGCACAGGTCGACGATGCACGGCACACCATGTTCGTGGCCCGCACCGCCGCCGCGTACGGCGCGCACGTCGCGTCCCGGGCGCGGGTGACCGGCCTGCTGCGTGAGGGCGAGCGGGTCACGGGTGCCGAGGTGCACGACCTGGAGTCCGGCCGCACACTGCGGGTCCGGGCCCGGCAGGTCATCAACGCCACCGGGGTGTGGACCGACGAGACGCAGGGCCTCGTCGGGGAGCGCGGGCAGTTCCACGTGCGGGCGAGCAAGGGCATCCACCTCGTCGTCCCGCGCGACCGCATCCGCGGCGACAGCGGGCTGATCCTGCGCACCGAGAAGTCCGTGCTCTTCGTCATCCCGTGGGGCCGGCACTGGATCATCGGCACCACTGACACCGACTGGAAGCTGGGCCTCGCCCACCCCGCCGCGAGCGCCGCCGACATCGAGTACCTGCTCGACCACGTCAACGCCGTGCTGGAGCAGCCGCTCACCCACGAGGACGTCGAGGGCGTCTACGCGGGATTGCGACCGCTGCTGTCGGGCGAGTCGGAGTCCACGTCCAAGCTCTCGCGCGAGCACGCCGTGGCGCACACGGTGCCGGGCCTGGTCGTCGTCGCGGGCGGGAAGTACACGACCTACCGCGTGATGGCCAAGGACGCCGTCGACGCCGCGGTGCACGGGCTGCACATCAAGGTGCCGCCGTCCGTCACCGAGAAGGTCCCGCTGCTCGGCGCCGACGGCTACGAGGCGCTGAAGAACGCGGCCCCGCTGCTCGCCCAGCAGTACGGGGTCCACGAGGCGCGCATCCTGCACCTGCTGGGCCGCTACGGGTCGCTGATCCACGAGGTGCTGCAGCTCGTGGTGGCCGACCCGACGCTCGGCGAGCCCCTTGCGGGCGCGCCCGACTACCTCCGCGCGGAGATCGTCTACGCGGCCTCGCACGAGGGTGCCCGGCACCTCGACGACTTCCTCGCCCGCCGCACCCGCATCTCGATCGAGACATTCGACCGGGGCGTCGGGGCGGTTGAGGAGATCGCGCGGCTCGTCGCACCCGTCCTCGACTGGAGTGACGCGCAGATCGAGCGCGAGGTGGAGCACTACCGCAAGCGCGTCGAGGCGGAGCGGGAGAGCCAGAAGATGCCCGACGACGAGACCGCCGACGCCGCCCGGATGGGCGCGCCGGAGGTCGTGCCAGTGGTCTAG
- a CDS encoding NAD(P)-binding domain-containing protein gives MGVRSDVDVVVIGAGQAGLSAAYGLRRAGLAPGSGFVVLDSEDGPGGAWRHRWRTLRVDSAHRIASLPGLPFEPADRTRPAAEIVPAYFDAYERVFDLQVRRPVRVGAVRSTGPDLQVETDAGTWTTRALINATGTWTRPFRPRYPGAEAFRGRQLHTFDYAGPEEFAGKRVVVVGGGTSAVQLLMEIATVAGATAWVTRRAPVFHDGPFDEEYGRGVVARVEERVRAGLPPQSVVSVTGLALTPEVQAAQAAGVLNRLPMFERITPDGVAWADGGSVAADVILWATGWRAALGHLTPLRLRAPGGGIAVDGTRVLSDPRIHLVGYGPSASTIGANRAGQAAAREVVALLREPAAA, from the coding sequence GTGGGCGTGCGCAGCGACGTGGATGTTGTGGTCATCGGAGCCGGGCAGGCGGGGCTGTCGGCCGCCTACGGGCTGCGCCGGGCCGGCCTCGCCCCCGGCTCCGGCTTCGTCGTGCTCGACAGCGAGGACGGGCCCGGCGGCGCGTGGCGGCACCGGTGGCGCACGCTGCGCGTCGACAGCGCGCACCGCATCGCGAGCCTGCCCGGGCTGCCGTTCGAGCCCGCCGACCGCACGCGGCCGGCTGCCGAGATCGTGCCCGCCTACTTCGACGCGTACGAGCGCGTGTTCGACCTGCAGGTGCGGCGCCCGGTGCGGGTGGGCGCGGTCCGCTCGACCGGCCCGGATCTCCAGGTCGAGACGGACGCGGGCACCTGGACCACTCGCGCACTGATCAACGCCACCGGCACGTGGACGCGACCGTTCCGGCCGCGCTACCCGGGTGCGGAGGCCTTCCGCGGCCGGCAGCTGCACACGTTCGACTACGCGGGGCCCGAGGAGTTCGCCGGCAAACGCGTGGTCGTCGTGGGCGGGGGAACGTCCGCGGTGCAGCTGCTGATGGAGATCGCCACCGTCGCCGGTGCTACGGCGTGGGTCACCCGGCGCGCGCCGGTGTTCCACGACGGGCCGTTCGACGAGGAGTACGGCCGCGGCGTCGTCGCGCGCGTCGAGGAGCGGGTGCGGGCCGGGCTGCCGCCGCAGAGCGTCGTGAGCGTCACCGGGCTCGCGCTGACCCCTGAGGTGCAGGCAGCGCAGGCGGCAGGTGTGCTGAACCGGCTGCCGATGTTCGAACGGATCACCCCGGACGGCGTCGCGTGGGCAGACGGCGGCTCGGTAGCCGCCGACGTGATCCTCTGGGCCACCGGCTGGCGCGCCGCACTCGGCCACCTCACCCCACTGCGGCTGCGCGCACCGGGCGGCGGCATCGCGGTCGACGGCACGCGAGTGCTCTCCGACCCGCGCATCCACCTCGTCGGGTACGGGCCCAGCGCCAGCACGATCGGGGCGAACCGCGCCGGGCAGGCGGCGGCGCGGGAGGTCGTGGCACTCCTGCGAGAGCCGGCAGCGGCGTAG
- a CDS encoding Uma2 family endonuclease, with amino-acid sequence MTAVPPQRPHHLLTVAEFAAFHDATEGRFELQEGNIVSSPSPTPEHQLCLKELQMQLTPQVPEHMALIPEVDIDLALTPSHRPGFVRIPDLVVVTRKGLARRRAEGGLLRADEAVLAIEIVADGSRRTDHTIKHGEYADAGIPHYWILELDDRPVLIACHTAGEFGYVDAAPVGGTFSAEDPFPVRLDLDQLR; translated from the coding sequence ATGACGGCCGTCCCCCCGCAGCGACCACACCACCTGCTGACCGTCGCCGAGTTCGCCGCGTTCCACGACGCCACCGAGGGGCGCTTCGAGTTGCAGGAGGGCAACATCGTCTCGTCCCCGAGCCCGACGCCCGAGCACCAGTTGTGCCTCAAGGAGCTGCAGATGCAGCTCACCCCGCAGGTGCCCGAGCACATGGCGCTCATCCCCGAGGTGGACATCGACCTCGCCCTGACGCCATCCCACCGACCCGGGTTCGTCCGAATCCCCGACCTGGTGGTGGTTACGCGCAAGGGCCTCGCACGACGGCGGGCCGAAGGCGGCCTCCTGCGCGCCGACGAGGCGGTGCTCGCGATCGAGATCGTGGCGGACGGCTCGCGACGAACGGACCATACGATCAAGCACGGCGAATACGCCGACGCCGGTATCCCGCACTACTGGATCCTCGAACTGGACGATCGACCGGTGCTCATCGCGTGCCACACGGCCGGGGAGTTCGGTTACGTCGACGCCGCCCCGGTGGGCGGGACGTTCAGTGCCGAGGACCCCTTCCCCGTGCGGCTCGATCTCGACCAACTCCGCTGA
- a CDS encoding DUF3558 domain-containing protein, producing MGVQRAVLGILIVVLTGCSTGGQASPADPPTTEEAAPTTVSLPPRPQDVPIDDVDPCTLLTREQRAELQLDQPPQPRREPSVLYPGDVSRCSIGGSEPAISISISAVTTAGIEFFTTGQTASEVRLIELAGFPAVVAAPVHTDDSCKVLIDTAPGQMVDVQARSAGANPPIPEEQLCRDAERAASLVLDTLLT from the coding sequence GTGGGGGTGCAGCGAGCGGTGCTCGGGATCCTGATCGTGGTGCTCACCGGCTGCTCGACGGGAGGCCAGGCCTCCCCCGCCGATCCACCGACCACAGAAGAAGCCGCCCCCACCACCGTCTCGCTCCCACCGCGGCCTCAGGACGTCCCGATCGACGACGTCGACCCCTGCACACTCCTGACCCGCGAACAACGGGCGGAGCTGCAGCTGGATCAGCCGCCGCAACCTCGCAGAGAACCCTCGGTGCTGTACCCCGGCGACGTGTCGCGATGCTCGATCGGAGGCAGTGAACCAGCGATCTCCATCAGCATTAGCGCAGTCACGACGGCGGGAATTGAGTTCTTCACGACAGGGCAGACCGCCTCTGAGGTCAGGCTCATCGAGCTTGCCGGATTCCCGGCTGTGGTTGCTGCACCCGTACATACAGATGACTCGTGCAAAGTCCTCATCGACACGGCACCTGGCCAGATGGTGGATGTCCAAGCGAGGTCCGCCGGCGCAAATCCACCGATCCCGGAGGAGCAGCTCTGCCGCGATGCAGAGCGGGCCGCAAGCCTGGTGTTGGACACCCTGCTCACCTGA
- a CDS encoding PadR family transcriptional regulator encodes MTPLGISVLALLAERPMHPYEMYRLLLERHEDRRVKIRPGSLYHTVDRMAEIGLVEATGTERDGGRPERTTYRITDDGREALAERIRTLLAVPVNEYPQFPVVLGEAHNLPRHEVIELLRARTSRIEVELGESAALLRAAADRQVEEAYLLAAHYLHEQLATELGWLTDLIGRLERKELRWPDEDTA; translated from the coding sequence GTGACCCCACTCGGCATCTCCGTGCTGGCCCTGCTCGCCGAGCGGCCCATGCATCCCTACGAGATGTACCGGCTGCTGCTCGAGCGGCACGAGGACCGGCGCGTGAAGATCCGGCCCGGCTCGCTGTACCACACGGTGGACCGGATGGCCGAGATCGGACTGGTGGAGGCGACCGGTACCGAGCGCGACGGAGGCCGGCCGGAACGCACCACATATCGGATCACCGACGACGGCCGGGAGGCCCTCGCGGAGCGGATCCGCACGCTGCTGGCCGTCCCCGTGAACGAGTACCCGCAGTTCCCGGTCGTCCTCGGCGAGGCGCACAACCTGCCGCGGCACGAGGTGATCGAGCTGCTCAGGGCGCGGACCAGCCGGATCGAGGTCGAGCTCGGCGAGAGCGCCGCGCTGCTGCGCGCCGCCGCCGACCGGCAGGTCGAGGAGGCCTACCTGCTCGCCGCCCACTACCTTCACGAACAGCTCGCCACGGAGCTGGGCTGGCTCACCGACCTCATCGGCCGGCTCGAACGCAAGGAGCTGCGATGGCCGGACGAGGACACGGCGTGA
- a CDS encoding DHA2 family efflux MFS transporter permease subunit: MAGRGHGVNPPGNPWPALWALVIGFFMILVDATIVSVATPAIMADLGADVASVVWVTSAYLLAYAVPLLVTGRLGDRFGPKQVYAVGLVVFTLASLWCGLTANVEQLILARIVQGLGASMMNPQTMAVITRTFPPDQRGRAMSLWGAVAGVATLVGPILGGLLVDGLGWEWIFFVNVPVGVVGLVLALRLVPDLPTHVHRFDLLGVLLSGVGLFLLVFGIQEGQTFDWGPIVGPISVWSLIVAGIVVLAGFVFWQVRNRGEPLLSLALFRDRNFSLANAAITTVGFTVTSMSFPLMLYAQGVRGLTPTQAALLLAPMAVISGVLAPFVGRLTDRHHPRYIAGIGMACFPVGLLWLAAALAPGAPIWQLLLPLVLIGTASAFVWAPIASTATRNLPMAHAGAGAGVYNTTRQVGAVLGSAAIAAMMETRLAALLPSMSGDAEAVTHLPPAQHAAFATAMAQSLLLPAGVLLAGLAMVLCFARPVHMRKQPTGAAAVEGLA, translated from the coding sequence ATGGCCGGACGAGGACACGGCGTGAACCCGCCCGGCAACCCGTGGCCCGCGCTCTGGGCGCTCGTCATCGGGTTCTTCATGATCCTGGTGGACGCCACGATCGTGTCCGTGGCGACGCCCGCGATCATGGCGGACCTCGGCGCCGACGTCGCGTCGGTCGTGTGGGTCACCAGCGCCTACCTGCTCGCGTACGCGGTGCCGCTGCTCGTCACGGGGCGACTCGGCGACCGGTTCGGCCCCAAGCAGGTCTACGCCGTCGGCCTCGTGGTCTTCACGCTGGCGTCGCTGTGGTGCGGGCTGACCGCGAACGTCGAGCAGCTGATCCTCGCGCGGATCGTGCAGGGCCTCGGCGCGTCGATGATGAACCCACAGACGATGGCCGTCATCACCCGCACGTTCCCGCCCGACCAGCGCGGCCGCGCGATGAGCCTGTGGGGCGCGGTCGCCGGCGTCGCCACGCTCGTCGGCCCGATCCTCGGCGGTCTGCTCGTCGACGGCCTCGGCTGGGAATGGATCTTCTTCGTCAACGTGCCGGTCGGCGTGGTCGGCCTCGTCCTCGCGCTGCGGCTCGTGCCGGACCTGCCCACCCACGTCCACCGGTTCGACCTGCTCGGCGTGCTGCTGAGCGGGGTTGGCCTGTTCCTGCTGGTGTTCGGGATCCAGGAGGGGCAGACGTTCGACTGGGGTCCGATCGTCGGGCCGATCTCGGTGTGGTCGCTCATCGTCGCCGGGATCGTCGTGCTCGCCGGGTTCGTGTTCTGGCAGGTGCGCAACCGGGGCGAGCCGCTGCTGTCGCTCGCCCTGTTCCGCGACCGCAACTTCAGCCTCGCCAACGCCGCGATCACGACGGTCGGGTTCACCGTCACGTCCATGTCGTTCCCGCTCATGCTGTACGCGCAGGGCGTGCGCGGGCTCACCCCCACGCAGGCGGCCCTGCTCCTCGCCCCGATGGCGGTGATCTCGGGGGTGCTGGCGCCGTTCGTCGGGCGGCTGACCGATCGCCACCACCCGCGCTACATCGCCGGCATCGGGATGGCCTGCTTCCCGGTGGGCCTGTTGTGGCTCGCGGCGGCGCTCGCGCCCGGGGCACCGATCTGGCAGCTGCTGCTCCCGCTCGTGCTGATCGGCACCGCGAGCGCGTTCGTCTGGGCGCCGATCGCGAGCACCGCCACCCGCAACCTCCCCATGGCGCACGCCGGCGCAGGCGCAGGCGTCTACAACACCACCCGGCAGGTCGGTGCCGTGCTCGGCAGCGCGGCCATCGCGGCGATGATGGAGACGCGCCTCGCCGCGCTCCTGCCGAGCATGTCCGGCGACGCGGAAGCCGTCACGCACCTGCCACCCGCGCAGCACGCCGCCTTCGCCACCGCGATGGCGCAGTCGCTGCTGCTGCCCGCCGGCGTGCTGCTGGCCGGGCTGGCCATGGTGCTGTGCTTCGCGCGGCCGGTCCACATGCGAAAGCAGCCCACCGGTGCTGCCGCGGTCGAGGGCCTCGCCTAG
- a CDS encoding DUF3040 domain-containing protein has product MLNQNDRRRLEEIERRLREEDPEFAGRFSRWPPPRTGTSRLLPILVVVIGVLGMATSMLMGLPAVLVLSLTAIVAGGIWLRRRRR; this is encoded by the coding sequence ATGCTCAACCAGAACGACCGGCGCCGCCTCGAGGAGATCGAGCGCCGGCTGCGGGAGGAGGATCCCGAGTTCGCCGGCCGGTTCTCGCGGTGGCCGCCACCGCGCACCGGTACGTCGCGGCTGCTGCCGATCCTCGTGGTCGTGATCGGGGTCCTCGGAATGGCGACGTCGATGCTCATGGGGCTGCCTGCTGTCCTCGTCCTGTCGCTCACCGCGATCGTCGCCGGTGGGATCTGGCTGCGCCGGCGCCGGCGCTAG
- a CDS encoding VOC family protein yields the protein MPSRLNPYLSFDGNARAAMEFYVDVLGGSLTLNTYGEYGDPDAPEADRIMHGLLESSSGFTLMGADSPPGVPLDRGNDVALSLSGDDVDELRGYWERLSEGGTVSVPLEKQMWGDEFGMCVDRFGVRWMVNISQPVT from the coding sequence ATGCCTTCTCGCCTCAACCCGTACCTGAGCTTCGACGGCAACGCGCGGGCGGCCATGGAGTTCTACGTCGACGTCCTCGGCGGCAGCCTGACGCTGAACACGTACGGCGAGTACGGCGACCCGGACGCCCCGGAGGCCGACCGGATCATGCACGGGCTGCTGGAGTCGAGCAGCGGGTTCACGCTCATGGGCGCCGACTCGCCGCCGGGCGTGCCGCTGGATCGCGGCAACGACGTGGCGCTGAGCCTCAGCGGTGACGACGTCGACGAGCTGCGCGGCTACTGGGAGCGGCTCTCCGAGGGCGGCACCGTGAGCGTCCCGCTCGAGAAGCAGATGTGGGGCGACGAGTTCGGCATGTGCGTCGACCGCTTCGGCGTGCGCTGGATGGTGAACATCAGCCAGCCCGTCACCTGA
- a CDS encoding sulfatase, producing the protein MVLRRRADTETEPARWRPIAARLVTVMAALLVLTALVAPDSITDLVPAAFLRLPVEALVGVAVLLVLPARARRAVALVGGAVLGLLTVLKILDIGFSAVLARPFDPVLDWALLDDGLGFLGSSTGPAGEVAAVAAAIGVTIAVLVLVTLAVARLARVTVRHPRPATRAVAVLTPVWMACAVLGAQVVPGVPVASAAAAIAAEQRAVQVPTSLLDQQEFTAALTADPFRDVPADQLLTALRGKDVVLAFVESYGRSAIERPELAGPVTAALDAGSAQLASAGFAARSGFLTSPVAGGSSWLAHATMLSGMRIANQARHDALMASDRLTLVSAFAEADWRTAAVMPGTTGEWPEARFYGHQRVYDFPALGYRGPDLGWASVPDQYTMSAFERAEHGQPERPPVFAEIALASSHAPWPLIPPVIGWDQVGDGSIFQTLATGEPRDAVWAKGTEAVRSAYSRSIAYSLGTLTSWVQNSGDDDLVLIVLGDHQAAPMIIGPDAGYDVPISIITRDRGVLDRVDGWGWDDGLRPNPQAPVWPMEDFRDRFLTTFGPGPTPESH; encoded by the coding sequence ATGGTCCTGCGACGCCGGGCGGACACCGAGACGGAGCCGGCGCGGTGGCGTCCCATCGCGGCGCGGCTGGTCACGGTGATGGCCGCCCTGCTCGTGCTCACCGCCCTCGTCGCGCCTGACTCGATCACCGACCTCGTACCGGCCGCGTTCCTGCGGCTGCCCGTCGAGGCGCTCGTCGGCGTCGCGGTCCTGCTCGTGCTTCCCGCTCGGGCGCGCCGGGCCGTGGCGCTGGTCGGCGGCGCCGTGCTGGGTCTGCTCACCGTCCTGAAGATCCTCGACATCGGCTTCTCCGCGGTACTCGCCCGCCCGTTCGACCCGGTGCTCGACTGGGCCCTGCTCGACGACGGCCTCGGCTTCCTCGGCTCATCGACCGGCCCGGCGGGGGAGGTCGCCGCGGTCGCGGCCGCGATCGGTGTCACCATCGCGGTGCTCGTGCTCGTGACGCTCGCGGTGGCGCGGCTGGCGCGCGTCACCGTCCGGCACCCACGGCCCGCGACCCGCGCCGTCGCCGTGCTCACCCCCGTCTGGATGGCGTGCGCCGTGCTCGGCGCGCAGGTCGTGCCTGGGGTGCCGGTCGCGTCGGCAGCTGCCGCGATCGCTGCCGAGCAGCGGGCGGTACAGGTGCCGACCAGCCTGCTCGACCAGCAGGAGTTCACGGCGGCGCTCACCGCCGACCCGTTCCGCGACGTGCCCGCCGACCAGTTGCTCACCGCGCTGCGCGGCAAGGACGTCGTGCTCGCCTTCGTCGAGAGTTACGGGCGCAGCGCGATCGAGCGCCCCGAGCTCGCCGGACCGGTCACCGCCGCGCTCGACGCGGGGAGCGCGCAGCTCGCGTCCGCCGGGTTCGCGGCCCGCAGCGGCTTCCTGACCTCACCAGTTGCGGGTGGCAGCAGCTGGCTCGCGCACGCCACGATGCTGTCCGGGATGCGCATCGCCAACCAGGCCCGCCACGACGCACTCATGGCGAGCGACCGGCTCACGCTCGTCAGCGCCTTCGCCGAGGCCGACTGGCGGACCGCCGCCGTCATGCCGGGCACTACGGGCGAGTGGCCGGAGGCGCGGTTCTACGGCCACCAGCGCGTCTACGACTTCCCGGCCCTCGGCTACCGCGGCCCCGACCTCGGCTGGGCGAGCGTGCCCGACCAGTACACGATGTCGGCCTTCGAGCGCGCGGAACACGGGCAGCCCGAGCGGCCGCCCGTGTTCGCCGAGATCGCGCTCGCGTCGAGCCACGCCCCGTGGCCGCTCATCCCGCCGGTGATCGGCTGGGACCAGGTCGGCGACGGTTCGATCTTCCAGACGTTGGCCACCGGCGAGCCGCGCGACGCGGTGTGGGCCAAGGGCACCGAGGCCGTCCGCTCCGCGTACAGCCGCTCGATCGCCTACTCCCTCGGAACGCTCACATCGTGGGTGCAGAACTCCGGCGACGACGACCTGGTGCTCATCGTGCTCGGCGACCACCAGGCCGCTCCGATGATCATCGGGCCCGACGCGGGGTACGACGTCCCCATCTCGATCATCACCCGTGACCGCGGGGTCCTCGACCGGGTCGACGGGTGGGGCTGGGACGACGGTCTGCGGCCGAACCCGCAGGCCCCGGTCTGGCCGATGGAGGACTTCCGGGATCGCTTCCTCACCACCTTCGGCCCCGGCCCGACGCCCGAGTCGCACTGA
- a CDS encoding arginase family protein: protein MSIVVVDAPSNLGLRPPRPGTVPGCYKLAGALRDQGLLARLGALDGGVVTPPRYDRGGWAEGDGVFNAAAIARYSVALADRVDRSATPGSFLLVLGGDCSVLLGTLLGLRRRGRPGLVYIDGHSDFRHPGNSPSVGAAAGEGLALVTGRGQPDLTDIDGLRPYVRDTDTAALGMHEPGDPLLAAAREAVAVLATVEEMLAAGCGATATRALGAIAPGVDRIWVHLDADVLDPSVMPAVDSPDPGGLQPAELVETLVPLLSDPRVAGLDLAIYDPDLDEPGDGARLLADVLVEALGAAGRRP, encoded by the coding sequence ATGAGCATCGTCGTGGTCGACGCACCGTCGAACCTCGGGCTGCGGCCGCCGCGCCCCGGCACCGTGCCCGGCTGCTACAAGCTCGCAGGCGCTCTGCGGGACCAGGGCCTGCTCGCGCGGCTCGGCGCCCTGGACGGCGGGGTGGTCACCCCGCCCCGCTACGACCGTGGCGGCTGGGCGGAGGGTGACGGGGTGTTCAACGCGGCCGCCATCGCCCGCTACTCCGTCGCGCTGGCCGACCGCGTGGACCGGTCCGCGACACCCGGCTCGTTCCTGCTCGTACTGGGCGGCGACTGCAGCGTCCTGCTCGGCACGCTGCTCGGGCTGCGCCGCCGCGGCCGCCCCGGCCTGGTGTACATCGACGGGCACTCCGACTTCCGGCACCCGGGCAACTCGCCGTCCGTCGGCGCCGCGGCCGGTGAAGGGCTCGCGCTGGTCACCGGCCGCGGGCAGCCGGACCTGACCGACATCGACGGGCTGCGGCCCTACGTCCGCGACACCGACACGGCCGCATTGGGCATGCACGAGCCCGGCGACCCGCTGCTGGCGGCGGCGCGGGAGGCGGTCGCCGTACTGGCGACGGTCGAGGAGATGCTCGCCGCCGGGTGCGGCGCGACCGCCACGCGTGCGCTCGGGGCGATCGCTCCCGGCGTCGACCGGATCTGGGTGCACCTCGATGCCGACGTCCTCGACCCGTCCGTCATGCCGGCGGTCGACAGCCCGGACCCGGGCGGCCTGCAGCCCGCCGAGCTCGTCGAGACGCTCGTGCCGCTCCTGAGCGACCCACGGGTGGCGGGCCTCGACCTGGCGATCTACGACCCCGACCTCGACGAGCCCGGCGACGGAGCCCGCCTGCTCGCGGACGTCCTCGTCGAAGCGCTCGGCGCCGCCGGACGCCGACCGTGA
- a CDS encoding sensor histidine kinase: MNRALAVLTAGAFLTLVIAVVGAGGPIAALPLGAAYTLLSVGGFWWVSRRARPALSAAYVAVQLALAFTTFALQPSVATTLFFVVLVSQCVLVLPRPATAAVVLLIPFAHAPMESWQAALREGVGLFASVLFAALITELLRREQQLRRDLAEAHQQLRDYAAQAERLATAQERNRVARDIHDGLGHSLTVVQMQVKAARAVLSSDPAKADDVLAKAQQLSEDALGAVRRSVHALREPRATGPLPEALGALAEEASAAGVPTRLDVSGTQRPLPDDAREALYRAAQEGLTNVRKHARAGRADLLLHYGEAAVRVEVRDDGVGGEASSAGFGLMGLRERAAQLGGRLHVESAPGAGCTLSMEVPG, translated from the coding sequence GTGAACCGAGCGCTCGCGGTGCTCACGGCCGGCGCGTTCCTCACGCTGGTGATCGCGGTCGTCGGGGCGGGCGGCCCCATCGCCGCGCTGCCGCTCGGCGCGGCGTACACGCTGCTGAGCGTCGGCGGCTTCTGGTGGGTGAGCCGGCGCGCGCGGCCGGCATTGTCGGCGGCGTACGTCGCGGTCCAGCTCGCGCTGGCCTTCACGACCTTTGCGCTCCAGCCGAGCGTGGCCACCACGCTCTTCTTCGTGGTCCTGGTCAGCCAGTGCGTGCTGGTGCTCCCGCGCCCCGCCACCGCCGCGGTCGTCCTGCTCATCCCGTTCGCGCACGCGCCGATGGAGTCGTGGCAGGCGGCGCTGCGGGAGGGGGTCGGCCTGTTCGCGTCCGTGTTGTTCGCCGCGCTCATCACCGAGCTGCTGCGTCGGGAGCAGCAGCTGCGCCGCGACCTGGCCGAGGCGCACCAGCAGCTGCGCGACTACGCCGCGCAGGCCGAGCGCCTCGCCACCGCCCAGGAGCGCAACCGGGTCGCCCGCGACATCCACGACGGGCTCGGCCACTCGCTCACCGTCGTGCAGATGCAGGTCAAGGCCGCGCGGGCGGTGCTGTCCTCCGACCCGGCGAAGGCCGACGACGTCCTCGCCAAGGCGCAGCAGCTGTCGGAGGATGCGCTGGGCGCGGTGCGCCGATCGGTGCACGCCCTCCGCGAACCGCGCGCGACCGGCCCGCTCCCCGAGGCGCTCGGCGCGCTCGCCGAGGAGGCGTCGGCGGCGGGTGTGCCCACCCGGCTCGACGTGTCGGGCACGCAGCGCCCGCTCCCCGACGACGCGCGGGAGGCGCTGTACCGGGCCGCCCAGGAGGGCCTGACGAACGTCCGCAAGCACGCGCGCGCCGGCCGTGCCGACCTGCTGCTGCACTACGGCGAGGCCGCCGTCCGCGTGGAGGTCCGCGACGACGGAGTGGGTGGTGAGGCGAGTTCCGCCGGTTTCGGCCTGATGGGGCTGCGGGAGCGGGCCGCCCAGCTCGGCGGGCGGCTGCACGTCGAGTCGGCTCCTGGTGCGGGCTGCACGCTGTCGATGGAGGTGCCGGGGTGA